The following are from one region of the Vitis riparia cultivar Riparia Gloire de Montpellier isolate 1030 chromosome 9, EGFV_Vit.rip_1.0, whole genome shotgun sequence genome:
- the LOC117921427 gene encoding E3 ubiquitin-protein ligase MARCHF1, whose product MQLVSNDRQTEDGSETEPILCQSNIEQRLEESSTSCEIRTVEVDCSIVDGDLENLDTDENCALVNADQPQCRICLDIGGEDLIAPCHCRGTQKYVHRSCLDNWRSTKEGFAFAHCTECRAVFILRANVPPDRWWLRLKFQLLVARDHAFIFVIVQLIVAFLGVLVYKFYGEELREMFGYDEHPYGFYTMAVLAIVLVGLLYGFFIAIICGQRINERHYHVLAKQELTKEYVVEDREVNKDVPELDPSHVTELRMLGLY is encoded by the exons ATGCAATTAGTATCAAATGATCGTCAGACAGAAGATGGTTCTGAAACAGAACCTATCTTATGTCAATCCAACATTGAGCAAAGATTAGAGGAATCTTCAACTTCATGTGAAATTAGAACTGTGGAAGTTGATTGTTCCATAGTTGATGGGGACTTGGAAAATCTTGACACAGATGAAAATTGTGCTTTGGTGAATGCAGACCAACCACAATGCCGCATATGTCTTGATATTGGAG gaGAAGACTTGATTGCGCCATGCCATTGCAGAGGGACCCAAAAGTATGTCCACAGGTCATGTCTCGACAATTGGAGGTCAACTAAG GAGGGCTTTGCTTTTGCTCACTGTACAGAGTGCCGTGCAGTGTTTATATTACGTGCAAATGTCCCACCTGATCGCTGGTGGTTGAGATTGAAATTTCAGTTACTTGTTGCCAGAGACCATGCATTCATTTTTGTCATCGTTCAGCTG ATTGTGGCATTCTTGGGTGTGCTGGTGTACAAATTTTATGGAGAGGAACTAAGAGAAATGTTTGGTTATGATGAACACCCATATGGCTTTTATACGATGGCTG TTTTAGCTATTGTCTTGGTGGGTTTGCTCTATGGTTTCTTCATAGCCATTATTTGTGGACAGAGAATCAATGAGCGCCATTACCATGTTCTAGCCAAACAAGAACTAACAAAG GAGTATGTGGTTGAGGACCGAGAAGTTAATAAGGATGTCCCTGAACTCGACCCTAGCCATGTGACAGAGCTGAGAATGTTGGGACTTTATTAA
- the LOC117922596 gene encoding uncharacterized protein LOC117922596: MARSLSQTLALTLTRLSHPSLHRSSSQHLAFRCRSNRPENRFLTENGFLTELDLEASDPDLEILRILKLDDAIDQIHVKKATPDWLPFVPGSSFWVPPRGRFSGLADLVGKLAYVLSEDEAMSLTTVRGWPSSSYFVNGASPHSEVETTSNNASQSEDEEG, from the exons ATGGCTCGATCCCTCTCCCAAACCCTAGCCCTAACCCTAACGCGTCTCAGCCATCCTTCTCTCCACCGCTCTTCGTCGCAGCACCTCGCCTTCCGCTGCCGCTCCAACCGTCCCGAGAACAGATTTCTCACCGAGAACGGATTTCTCACCGAGCTCGATCTCGAAGCCTCCGATCCCGATCTCGAGATCCTGCGCATCCTCAAGCTCGATGACGCCATCGATCAGATTCATGTGAAGAAGGCGACGCCGGATTGGCTGCCGTTCGTTCCCGGGTCGTCGTTTTGGGTGCCGCCTCGGGGGCGGTTTTCCGGTCTGGCTGATCTAGTGGGGAAGCTGGCGTATGTCTTGTCGGAGGACGAGGCCATGTCGCTCACCACCGTCAGGGGGTGGCCGTCGTCGTCGTACTTCGTTAACG GTGCATCTCCACATTCAGAGGTGGAGACAACCTCCAATAATGCATCCCAGTCTGAAGACGAGGAAGGCTGA